From Caldicellulosiruptor hydrothermalis 108, a single genomic window includes:
- a CDS encoding S1 RNA-binding domain-containing protein: MSIKRGQILEGIVKGITQFGAFVELPSGKVGLVHISEVADEYVEDIKKYLKENQTVKVKVINVKEDGKISLSIKRAKETMKREKEKKRAKDDFEAKLSKFLKDSNQKLSEYNKRFDGKRR; encoded by the coding sequence GTGTCAATCAAAAGAGGTCAAATATTAGAAGGTATTGTAAAGGGCATAACACAGTTTGGTGCGTTTGTTGAGTTACCAAGCGGCAAAGTTGGGCTTGTTCATATCTCAGAAGTGGCAGACGAGTACGTTGAAGATATTAAAAAGTATTTGAAAGAAAATCAAACTGTTAAAGTAAAGGTTATTAATGTAAAAGAAGATGGTAAAATTAGCCTATCAATAAAGAGAGCAAAGGAAACAATGAAAAGAGAAAAAGAGAAAAAAAGAGCTAAAGATGATTTTGAAGCAAAACTTTCAAAGTTTTTAAAAGACAGCAATCAAAAGCTTAGTGAATACAACAAACGATTTGACGGGAAAAGAAGATAA
- the thrC gene encoding threonine synthase — protein MRYISTRGNKEVQAKEAIYRGIAEDGGLYTPVSIPSLDLSKIKNIDSYANLAKYIFELYLTDFTNEEIADCIDKSYSRGKFDTKDVVAIKKLSPGLFALELWHGPTYAFKDVALQVLPHLLLKSMPTFYKQALILVATSGDTGKAALEGFKDVDRTKIVVFYPSEGVSDVQKRQMTTQEGRNTFVAGIKGNFDDAQSGVKEIFTSKKCIDTIENLGFFFTSANSINFGRLLPQIVYYIWSYLVLLKAGDISEGEKINFVVPTGNFGNILAGFIAKLMGIPINKLIVASNINSVVADFVRTGLYDRRREFYKTISPSMDILVASNLERLLYLVTKDSERVKKYMLDLKSDGYFKVEEEVLKEIQESFWGDFSTDDQTRNSIKSIYREYGYLVDPHSAVGFDVYRKYQKQTFDSTKTVVLQTANPYKFAKDVLNALFDGEYNNIDPFEAVEILYAKTGVEVPEGIKSLLSKPILHPNVIEKDKMFDFILEKIRDN, from the coding sequence ATGCGATATATAAGTACAAGAGGAAATAAAGAGGTGCAGGCAAAAGAGGCTATTTACAGGGGAATAGCTGAGGATGGTGGGCTTTACACCCCTGTTTCAATTCCTTCTCTTGATTTAAGTAAGATAAAAAACATAGACTCTTACGCAAATCTTGCAAAATATATATTTGAGCTCTACCTTACTGATTTTACGAATGAAGAAATTGCTGATTGCATTGACAAGTCATATAGCCGTGGCAAGTTTGACACAAAAGATGTTGTGGCTATCAAAAAGCTCAGCCCGGGTCTTTTTGCTCTTGAGCTTTGGCACGGTCCGACGTACGCTTTCAAAGACGTTGCATTGCAGGTGCTTCCTCATCTTTTGCTAAAATCAATGCCCACTTTTTACAAACAGGCACTCATACTTGTTGCAACATCAGGCGATACTGGCAAAGCTGCCTTGGAAGGGTTTAAGGATGTTGATAGAACAAAGATAGTTGTGTTTTATCCATCTGAGGGTGTGTCAGATGTTCAGAAAAGACAGATGACAACCCAGGAAGGCAGAAACACTTTTGTTGCCGGGATAAAAGGCAATTTTGACGATGCCCAATCTGGCGTGAAGGAGATTTTCACAAGCAAAAAATGCATAGATACAATCGAAAATCTGGGGTTTTTCTTTACCTCTGCAAACTCAATAAATTTTGGTAGGCTTCTTCCACAGATTGTATACTATATCTGGAGTTATCTGGTGCTTTTAAAGGCTGGAGATATATCTGAAGGTGAAAAGATAAACTTTGTTGTTCCGACAGGCAATTTTGGCAATATATTGGCAGGTTTTATTGCAAAACTTATGGGAATTCCTATAAATAAGCTGATTGTTGCTTCGAACATAAACAGTGTGGTTGCCGATTTTGTCAGGACAGGCTTATATGACAGAAGAAGAGAGTTTTACAAAACAATCTCACCTTCAATGGATATTCTTGTTGCAAGTAATTTGGAAAGGTTATTGTATTTGGTAACAAAAGATTCAGAAAGAGTAAAAAAATACATGTTAGATTTGAAAAGTGATGGGTATTTCAAAGTTGAAGAAGAAGTTTTAAAAGAGATTCAGGAAAGTTTCTGGGGTGATTTTTCCACAGATGACCAGACAAGAAATAGTATAAAGAGTATTTACCGCGAGTATGGCTATCTTGTTGACCCGCACTCTGCTGTTGGGTTTGATGTTTACAGAAAGTACCAGAAGCAGACGTTTGATAGTACAAAAACGGTTGTACTTCAAACTGCAAATCCTTACAAGTTTGCAAAAGATGTTTTGAACGCTTTGTTTGATGGTGAATATAATAATATTGACCCGTTTGAAGCGGTAGAGATTTTGTATGCAAAGACAGGTGTTGAGGTCCCGGAGGGGATTAAAAGTCTTCTTTCAAAGCCAATTTTGCATCCTAACGTGATAGAAAAAGACAAGATGTTTGATTTTATATTAGAGAAAATAAGAGATAATTAA
- a CDS encoding redox-sensing transcriptional repressor Rex — MFKKKNISLAVIRRLPRYLRYVEDLLNHDVMRISSSELSQRMGYTASQVRQDFNNFGGFGQQGYGYSTQVLYENLVKILGLDRNFKMVIVGVGNLGQALANYANFYKKGFRLIGLFDIDPQKVGKAIRNIKIEHIDKLKDFIKKNDVDIGVLCVPADVAQEVADIMVEGGIKGIWNFTAKEIEVKGDVVVENVHLIDSLMVLSYKLNEKLLEKERIK; from the coding sequence TTGTTCAAAAAAAAGAACATTTCACTTGCGGTTATAAGAAGACTGCCGAGGTATCTTCGGTATGTTGAAGACCTTTTAAACCATGATGTTATGAGAATATCCTCGTCAGAGCTGAGCCAGAGAATGGGTTATACGGCTTCCCAGGTAAGGCAAGACTTCAACAATTTTGGCGGGTTTGGTCAGCAAGGATATGGTTACAGCACACAGGTTCTTTATGAGAATCTTGTAAAAATTTTGGGACTTGACAGGAATTTTAAAATGGTCATTGTGGGAGTAGGTAACCTTGGGCAAGCACTGGCAAACTATGCTAACTTCTATAAAAAGGGGTTTAGACTCATTGGACTTTTTGACATTGACCCTCAAAAGGTAGGAAAAGCTATCCGCAATATAAAGATTGAGCATATTGACAAGCTTAAGGATTTTATAAAGAAGAACGATGTTGACATAGGTGTTCTGTGTGTGCCAGCAGATGTTGCGCAAGAGGTTGCAGATATAATGGTTGAAGGAGGGATAAAGGGTATTTGGAATTTTACTGCAAAGGAGATTGAAGTAAAAGGTGATGTAGTTGTTGAGAATGTGCATCTGATTGACAGTCTCATGGTACTGTCGTACAAGCTAAATGAAAAACTTCTTGAAAAAGAGAGAATAAAGTAA
- a CDS encoding FtsB family cell division protein, translating to MKKLFKVLKRVFVLIFVIAFFVYSATTVFKQQMILRQVKAQQREVIVQIEKIKKENEYLKRLAQYVGTKDYIQQVAREKLGLVGKDEIVFIDKNKKKKE from the coding sequence GTGAAAAAATTATTTAAAGTTCTCAAGAGAGTTTTTGTGCTTATATTTGTAATAGCCTTTTTTGTATATTCTGCTACTACAGTTTTTAAGCAGCAAATGATTTTAAGACAGGTAAAGGCTCAGCAGCGGGAAGTCATTGTCCAGATAGAAAAAATCAAAAAAGAAAATGAATATCTAAAAAGGCTCGCGCAGTATGTTGGGACAAAAGACTACATTCAGCAGGTGGCGAGGGAAAAGCTTGGGCTTGTTGGCAAGGATGAGATTGTGTTTATAGATAAGAACAAAAAGAAAAAAGAGTAG